The following DNA comes from Myxococcota bacterium.
CTCGATCGCCGCGCACGACGACATGGTCGCGATGAACGGCGCGCTCATGGTCGATCTCACCGGCCAGATCGGCGTGTACGCCTTCGGCCCGCAGGTGTACACGGGGCTCGGCGGTCACCTGGGCTTCGCCCTGGGCGCCTATCTCGCCAAGCGGGGCCGCTACGTGACCGTGCTGCCCTCGACCGCGCGCAACGGCAGCGTGTCGACGATCGTGCCCGGCTTCGAGGCGGGTCAGATCGTCTCGATCCCGCGCGAGATCGCCGACACGATCGTGACGGACCACGGCGTGGCGCGCCTGCTCGGCAAGTCGGTGCGCGAGCGCGCGCTGGCGATGGCCGAGGTCGCGGCGCCGGAGTTCCGCGACCGGCTGCGCTTCGAGGCGAAGCGGCTCTACTGGCCCTAGGCGTTCTGGTCCAGATACTCGCTCAAGCCGTAGCCCACGCGCTTGCCGTCGAGCGTGTACTCGGTCATGCCCTCGCCGATGTGCGTGTTCTGGCCGGCGCGGCGGTTGCGCAGCGGGATGAAGCCGCGCACGCGACCCTCGATCGTGTGCTTGGCGCCGTCCGACAGCGTCAGCTTGGCGCGCAGCCCGGAGTGATAGCGCGTGCCCTGCTCGTAGTCGGTGTCCAGCTCCACGTTGGTGATGCGCAGCAGCTCCTCGCCCTTGTGGAATACGCCGCCCACGCGGTCGCCGACGATCGAGATCACCATGCCCATGTCGTCGCCGAAGTTGCCGGTGATCCAGCGGTAGGACGGCGTCGACTGCCAGTATCTCGGGCCCCAGGAGTGGTCGCGCAGGCCGTGGCCTCGGATCTCGACCGGAGGCTCGCCCTCGGCCGCGATCGTGCCCGACACCTTCATGTGTTGCTCGAAGTGTGCGCGCGCGAACTCGTTGCCGTCGCCGGGCTTCCCCACGTGACCGTAGAGCGGCCCCACGGCCTCGTGCACCAGGTCGAGCGACAGCCGCCGGTGCGGGTTCTCCTTGAACGCCTTGCCCGGGTCCTGCATGGCGCGCGGGTCGGCGAGATACACCACCGAGCCGTCGTACTTCGTGCGCAGCTTCTCGGCCGGCACCAACACCTCGACCGACAGACCGCCCGCGTTCCAGCCGTCGTTCGTGCTGATCGGCGGGCGCTTGTAGTTGAACAAGGCCGAGCCGTCGGCGTTGTAGACGATGACGGTCAGCTCCGCGTAGCCCTCGTTGGCACGGTTGCCGATGCGCAGGAAGCCGCCGCGCCCCTGCTCGCGGTCGAAGAAGTTGAAATACACCGACTCGTTGAAGTTCTGCTCGGGGCCGAGCGGGTGGGTGTAGTCGTCTTCGGGACGGACGTTGCCGACGATCTTTGCCATGCGCGCCATCCTAGCCTAAAGGGCGCCGCGCTCGTCTCCGATCGGGGTCGTGGAACACCCCGTGGCCCCCAAAGCCAAGTACCCACGGTTCCGCCGCATCGACGGCAGCCACCCCTGGAAGCGCCGGGTCTCCGGCGGCTTCGTGGACTACAGCGCGCGCCGCAGGCGCGACGGCCAGGTCGCCTTCTTCAACTTCGCGCTGGCGAAGGAGATGGGGCTGGTGCCGCAGTCACACCCCGAGCGGCTCAACCCGGAGCTGTCGCGCGCGATCCTGCGCACCTTCGGGCTGCAGATCCTGAACGAGTGGGACTATCTGCACCGCACGCGCGTGCCCAGCCGCGACCGCCTGCCGCACACCTACATGGCCACGCGCTATCTGCAGCTCCAGCATCCGGGCCGGCGCGGCACGACCTCGGGCGACGGGCGCAGCGTGTGGAACGGCACCATCACGCACGCCGGAGTCACCTGGGACGTGTCGAGCTGCGGCGTGGGAGTCACTCGGCTGTGCCCGGCGACCGCGCACGAGGGCCGCTTCTTCCGCACCGGCACGCGCACCGCGAGCTACGGCTGCGGCACGGCGGCGCTGGGCGAGGGCATCTCGGCGGCGCTGCTCTCCGAGACCTTCCACCGCAACGGCATCCCGACCGAGCGCGTGCTGGCGGTGATCGCGCTGCGCAACGGCTACGCGATCAACGTGCGCGCGGGCAGGAACCTCTTGCGCCCCTCTCACTTCTTCGCGCCGCTGAAGCAAGGCGATCTCACGCGCCTGCGCGCGGCGATCGACCTGTTCGCCGAGCGCCAGATCGCCAACGGTGACTGGCCGCGCGTCGCGCCCGGTGCGGCGCGCCACCGCTTCCTGGCCGACGAGTGCGCGCGCGTGTTCGCGCGCGCCGCCGCCACGTTCGAGAGCGAGTACGTGTTCTGCTGGCTCGACTGGGACGGCGACAACGTGCTCGCCGACGGCGGCATCGTCGACTACGGCTCGGTGAGACAGTTCGGGCTCTACCATCGCGAGTACCGCTTCGACGACGCCGAGCGCTGGTCCACGACCATCCCCGAGCAGCGCGTGAAGGCGCGCTACATCGCGCAGTGCTTCGCGCAGATCCGTGCCTGTCTGCTCGAGGGCAGGAAGCGCCCGCTGGAAGAGTTCGCGCACGACCCGTGCCTGCGCATCTTCGACCGCGAGTTCGCGCTCACCAAGGAGCGGTTGCTGGTGCGCAAGCTCGGCTTGCGGACGCGCACCGCCGCCCACCTGCTGCGCACGCGGCGGCGCGAGCTCGAGCGCTTCCGGCGCGCGTTCTCCTACTTCGAGCGCGCGCGCTCGGCGCGCGGCCCGTGCAAGGTCCCGGACGGGCTGACCTGGAACGCGGTCTTCAGCATGCGCGACTTACTGCGCGAGCTGCCGCTGCGCTTCGCCGCGTCGCCCGCGCCGCTCGCCGGGCGTGAGCTCTTGCGGCTCGGTCTCTCGAGCTACGCCGCGCGCGCCGACCGCGCCGCCACGCCCACGCGCCTGCGCATGGCCAGCCGCCTGCAGCGCTCGTATCTGCGGCTGATGCGCGCGGCCGCGGCGTTCGAGCGCCGCGCGCTCGCCGAGCTTTTGCGCGAGGTCGCGCGCCGCTCGGCGGTGATCAACCGGCGCGACCGCATCACGGGCGACGGGGTCGACTACGCCACGGACCGTTTGATCCGCTACCGCCGGCGACTCTCGAGCGGAAAGCTGCACCGCGTGATCGCCGCGTTCGTCGACCACCAGGACCTGAACCCGCGCGAGCCCGACGCCGAGCGCGAGCCCGCCGAGCGTCCGCCTGCGCACGACGTGCGCCGCGTGCTCGACCGACTGATCGAAGCCGTCGCAGAAATGCGTCACGGGCTGTAAGACACGACAGCGGAGCGCGTGGGCACCCTACCCACGCGCTGCATTAGTGCAGTCCGCCTGCGGCAGCGCGCGGACGGAAGCGATCGGATATCATCCTCGCACGATCCCCCCGCGAGGAGCCGAGACTTGATCGATCTTGTCAATGTATCTCGTCTTTACACGCGCGGTGCCGACGAGATCCACGCGCTCGAGCGAGTGAGTCTGCACGTGGCCAAGCAGCGCTTCGTCGCGCTCATGGGCCCGTCGGGCTCGGGCAAGTCGACCTTGCTCAACGTGCTGGCGGGTCTCGACCGGCCGAACTCCGGCGAGGTCACGGTGGCCGGCAAGCGGCTGAACGAGATGTCGGAGGACGAGCTCGCCGAGTTCCGCGCCCACACCGTGGGCTTCGTGTTCCAGTTCTTCAATCTGATCCCGGTGCTCAACGCGGTCGAGAACGTGGAGCTGCCGCTCCTGCTCACCCACCTGTCGAAGGCCGAGCGCCGACAGCGCGCCGAGACGGCGCTGCGCGTGGTCGGCCTGGCCGATCGCGCCGACCACCTGCCCCGCCAGCTCTCGGGCGGCGAGCAGCAGCGCGTGGCGATCGCCCGCTCGATCGTGACCGACGCCGAGCTGATCGTGGCCGACGAGCCCACCGGCGACCTCGACGCGAAGAACGCCGAGGAGATCCTGTCGCTGCTGCAGACCCTGCGGCGCGACTTCGGGAAGACGGTCGTGATCGTCACGCACGACCCGCGCGCCGAGAAATGGGTCGACGAAGTGATCCACCTCGACAAGGGCGTGTTGCTCGAGAAGCGGCCCGGCGGGGCCGCGCGGGGGGCCGCGGGATGAAGTATCTCCCGCTCGTGCTCCGCAACCTGGGCCGCAACAAGCTGCGCTCGATCCTCACGGGCGCCACCATCGCCCTGGCCATCGCGCTGGTGTGCGCGCTGCGCACCATGCCGGCCGGGCTCGACGGCGTGGTGAACTCGATCGCCGCCAACACGCGCATCTCGACTCACAACCAGGCCGGCATCGTCTACTCCCTGCCCTACGCCTATCTCAACAAGGTGCGCGGCATTCCCGGCGTGGTCGCCGCGCTCAGCTGGCAGTGGTTCGGCGGCGCGATCGATCCCACCAAGGGCGTCTCGTTTCCGAACTTCGCCGTCGACCCGGAGGCGTTCGGCCAGGTCTACGCCGATTGGAAGGTGGACCCGAAGGCGCTCGACGACTTCCGCAAGTACCGTGACTCCGCGCTGGTGGGCCGGCGCGTGCTCAACGAGCAGAAGTGGAAGGTCGGCGACGTGGTCACGCTGCAGAGCACCGTGTTCCCGGTGAATCTCTCCTTCCGCATCGTGGGCGAGATCCCCGTGGACTCCTCGAACAGCTTCTATTTCCAGCGCGAATATCTCGTGCAGGCGCTGGCCGCGGTCGGCGGCAACGGCGACCAGACCGGCATGATCTGGACCCGGGTCGACGATCCCGAGCGCGTGAACGGCGTCATGCGCGAGATCGACGAGATGTTCAAGAACAGCGACGCCGAGACCGCGTCCGAGACGGAAAAGGACTTCATCCGCGGCTTCTTCGGCAGCCTGAAGCAGCTGATCTACGTGATCGAGATCGTGACCGGCGTGGTCACTCTGTGCATCGTGTTCGTGGCCGCGAACACCGCGAGCATGTCGGTGCGCGAGCGCATCGGCGAGATCGCAGTGCTGAAGGCGATCGGCTTCCGCAAGCGCACCGTGTTCTCGACGCTCCTCGCCGAGGCGGTGATGCTGTCGACCGCGGCGGGCGCGGTGGGCGCGCTGTCGTCGCTGGGACTCACCCTGTTCCTGCGCAAGATGACCTCGACCGGCGGCGGGACGGGACCGCAGCTCGGGCCGCTCACAGGCTTCGTGATCACCGACGCGATTCTGATCCAGTCACTGTTCGTCGCGTTCTTCATTGGCATCATCTCCGGCTGGCTGCCCGCGCTGGGCGCATCGCGGCGCAGCGTGGCGGCCACCCTGCGCGAGGTGTTCTGAGTGGCGCTGCCGCTGTCGTACAGCTGGCGCAGCATGCTGGCGCGCGGCACGCGCACGGCGTTCACGGTGGCGGTGATCGCCCTGGTCGTGGTGGCCATCACGCTCCTATGGAGCCTGGTCGGCAGCTTGAAGCGCAGCATGGTGGCGTCGGGCTCGCCCGACAACCTGATCGTGATGCGCAAGGGCGCGAACAACGACGGCTCGAGTCAGCTGGCGCTCGAGGCCGTGCAGGCCGTCCGACTCTTCGACGGCGTGGCGAAAGACTCGGAGGGCAACCCGCTGGCTTCGCCCGAGCTCGTGGTGCAGCCGTTCTTCAAGACGCTCGACGGCGTGCGCGAGAACGTGCTGGTGCGCGGCGTCGAGCCGGTCGCGCTGCAGGTGCACGACGAGGTGCACATCAAGGAAGGCCGCATGTTCCACCCGTCGAGCAGCGAAGCGGTGGTCGGCCGCAGCGTGGCGGGGCGCTACCAGGGCGCGCAGATCGGCTCCGATCTCCACTTCGGCCACGGCGTGTGGAAGGTCGTGGGCGTGCTCGAGTCGGGCGGGTCGTCGTTCGAGAGCGAGGTGTGGGTCGACGCGCGCGAGCTCGCCAACGACGCGAAGCGCACGCTGCCCTACTCCGGGCTGCGCGTCCGGGTCGCGCCGGGCGCCGACATGGACGCGCTGGCGCGGCGCATTGCCGATGACTCGCGCTGGGCGCTCTCGGCCTCGCGCGAGACCGACTACTACCAGGAGCTCGCCAGCACCGGCAACACGCTCCTGATCGTGGTGGTGGCAGTGGCGGTGTTCGCGGGCATCGGCGCGATCTTTGGCGCGGCGAACACGCTGTATGCCGCGGTGCAGTCACGCACCTCCGAGATCGGCACCTTGCGGGCGCTGGGCTTCTCGCGCGGCGCAATCCTCACGGCGTTCCTCGCCGAGTCAGTGATGACTGCCATGGCCGGCTTCGCGATCGGCGGAGCCGTGTCCGCGGTCGGGGGGTACCTGATCTCGCACGCGCTCGGCGGAATCGGCATGAACTCGAAGACCTTCAGCACCAGCGTGGTCGAGCTGACCGTCGCGCCGCAGGACCTGGTGTTCCCCTTCGTGCTGTCGATCTTGATCGGTCTGATCGGCGGCTTCTTCCCGGCCTGGGCCGCGGCCCGGCTGCGGCCGGTCGAGGCCCTCCGGAAAGCGTAGAATTCGCGAATCACATGGCGGCCGAAGCCCCACGCAACCTGCGCGACGACCTCCAGGCCCTGCGTATCGACCGCGGCAGCTCCACGGCGCGCAAGCCGCCCCAGCGCGTGCCCACGCGCTGGATCGCGATCGGCGCCGCCGTGGTCGCGGTGCTCGTGGGCGTCGTGGTGTGGCTGTCTCTCGGCGGCCCGAGGATCGTGCAGGTCGCCTACGCCTCGCGCATCGAGCCCGGCGGCTCGGCGCCGTCGGTCGCCGTGCTCTCCGGCTCCGGCTACGTGGTGACTGCGGACAAGTACATCTCGATCGGCGTGCGCATTCCCGGCCGGATCGAGAAGTTCTTCGTCGACGAGTCCGACCACGTGAAGCTGGGACAGCCCCTCGTACAGCTCGACGACCGCGACTACCGCGCCGCGCTCGAGAGTCAGAAGGCCAGACTGGCAGTGACTCGCGCGAACGAGGACCTGCACAAGATCCAGGCCGAGCGCCAGCGCAAGCTGCGCGCGCAGAACTACGCCTCGCAGAACGAGCTCGACACCGCCGAGACCCAGCTGCGCGTGGACCGGGCCCAGATCGCTCAGCTCGAGGCCGAGATCGCGCAGTCCGAGGTGAACCTCGACTACACCGTGCTGCGCGCGCCGGCCGACGGCGTGATCCTCGCCAAGCTGAAGGAGGTCGGCGAGATGGCCGTGCCCGGCGGCTTCGCCGGCTCGGGCGACCTGATCCGCATGGCGAACCTCTCCGACCTGCGCGCCGAGGTCGACGTCGCCGAGGCCGACCTCAACCGCGTGCACCTGGGCCAGAAGGCGTTCGTGACGCCCGACGCCTACCCCGACAAGCGCTACGAGGCCAAGGTCGTGAAGATGTACCCGCAGGTGAACCGCTCGAAGGGCACGCTCAAGATCGAGGTCGGCATCCAGAACCCCGACGACTATCTGCTGCCCGACATGAGCGTCCGGCTGAACTTCCTGGCCGGCGAGCAGCCCGCGGCCGAGAACGGCCCCCCGCTCGTGCTCGTCCCGAAGAGCGCCGTGCGAAGTGACTCGAACGGCAGCTTCGCGTGGGTCGTGACCAACGGCAAGCTGCGCCGGCAAGCGCTGCGCGCCGGCGCGGAGCGCGGCGACCAGGTCGCGATCGAGAGCGGCCTCGAAGGCGGCGAAGCGCTGGTGATCGGCGACGCCGCGGGCCTGTCCGAAGGCAAGAGCGTCAAGATCGGCGCGAACTGAACGTGCGTCGTGAGGCGCGAGCGATCGCCCCGCTCGCGCTGCTCCTGCTCCTGAGCTCCTGTCTCGGCCGGTGTGTGCTGACCCCGGACGAGGAGAAGGCCGCATGGGAGGCGATCGATCGCTTCCACACCCACGTCAACCTCCGAGAGTACGCCCGCATCTACGAAGAGGCGGACCCCGAGTTCCATGAATCCGCGACCGCGGAGCAGTTCGCCTCGGCCATGACCCAGCTCGAGACACAATACGGGAGACACCTCTCGTTCCAACGCGTCTCGATCGTGAAGACGGTGAACATCTCCGCGGCCCGCATCGAAGTGGTCGTGAACAGCCGCTACTCCAAGCGCAGCGGCCAGGAACACTTCGTGTTCCGGCTCCGGGACGGGGTCGCGCTCATGACCCGCTACGACATGAACGAGATCGCCCCGCGGCCCTAGCTGCCCAGGTGCACCACGAGCTCGCGCTCGCTGCCGCGCCGGCGATGCTCCCAGAGATACACGCCTTGCCAGGTGCCCAGCGCCAGGTGGCTGCGCAGGATCGGGATCGAGAGCGAGGTCGCGGTGAGCGCGGCGCGCACGTGCGCAGGCATGTCGTCGGGGCCTTCGGTCACGTGGCGGTAGAGCGGGTCGCCTTCGGGCACCAGGCGCGCGAGGAAGGCCTCGAGGTCGCGGCGCACGTCGGGGTCGGCGTTCTCCTGGATCAGCAGGCTCGCCGACGTGTGGCGCACGAACACGGTGCACAGTCCCTCGGCGACGCCCGCCCCCCGCACGAGTGACTCGAGCTCGCGGGTCACTTCGTACAACCCCGGTCCCTTCGTGGAGACCGAGAGCTCCCGCACCATCGCTGCTAGCGGCCCGAGGAGCCGCGGCGCAGCGCGCTCGACACGGTCGAGGCGGCGCTCGTGGCCGAGTCACGCACGCGCGAGAGCAGGCGCTTGGCCCACACGAACTCGGTCGCGAGGATCGCCAGCCCGAGCGGCGCGACCACCAGCCCCGGCCCCGGCAGCACCAGCATGGCCACGCCGATCAAGAGCACCGTCCCGCCGATCACCAGCACCACCATGCGGCGCGCGGCGCGCAGCGTGAGTCGCGCGAGCTGCTCGAGCTCGGCGGGCACCACCGGCGAGCCGAGCCGCGCGGATTCGCGGCGCGCGCCCACCACGGAGGCCAGCGCGCCGATGCCCAGGATGCCCACGATCACGCCGAGCGAGGCCGTGGTCGGAATCTCCACGTGGTGCGCCAGGATCATCTTCACGCCCACGAACGCGAGCAAGAGCACCAGGCTCGCCTTCATGTAGCGGAAGTGCTCGATCATGGGCGCGAGCGCGAAATACAGGCTGCGCAGCCCGAGCACGGCGAAGACGTTCGAGCTGAACACCAGGAAGGGGTGACTCGTGACCGCGAAGATGGCCGGGATCGAGTCGATCGCGAACATCACGTCCGACGTCTCCACGAACATCAGCACCACGAACAGCCGGGTCGCCAGCCGCTTGCCCGACTGCCGGATGAAGAACTTGTGCTCGACGAAGTCGTCGTGGATCGGGTACAGGCGGCGCAGCGCGCAGTACAGCTTGTTCTGGTCGGGGTCGATGGACTCGCCGCTGGCCGAGAGCATGCGCGCGGCAGACACGATCAGGAGCGCCCCGAACACGTACGAGATCCACGCGAAGCGCGCGAGCAAGGCCGCCCCGGCACCGATCATGATGCCGCGGAACACGAGCGCGCCCAGCACGCCCCAGTACAAGACCCGGTGCTGGTAGGCGAGCGGCACGCGGAAGTAGCTGAAGATCAGCGCGATCACGACCACGTTGTCGAGTGAGAGCGAGTACTCGACCAGGTAGCCGGTCAGGTACTGGATGACCGCGCGCTTGCCGTCGAGGTGCACCGGCGCGTTCGTGGCGATGCCGGCCCAGTCGTGCTCGAACAGCGCGAAGACCGCGCCGCTGAACGCCATCGACAGCGAGACGTAGAACAGCGTCCAGACCAGCGCCTCGCGAGTGCTGATCACGCGCGGGGTCTTGTTGAAGACGCCGAGATCCATGGCCAGGAACACCAGGATCAGCGCCAGGAAACCAGCCCAGATCAGCACCGCCATGCGGTCAATGCTCCCCGCCGGCAATCGGCGCATCCCGCAGCGCCCGACTAAGCTCCTCGAAGCTCCGCGCGTGCGCAACCCGGTGGCGGGTCGAGGGACCGGCGAGGACCCGGGACGCGTCGGCCACGCCTCCTGGCTCGAGCAGCCCGAGCGCCGCGACCGGCGCCGCCAGGCCCGGCAGCAGCGGGCCGCTCATGGCGGAGGTCGCGAGCGCCATCACGGTCCGACGAGCCAACGGGGCGAAATCATTCCGTAGCGCAGCCTAAACGATCGCGAGGAGCAGGCTCGCCATCACGCCCGGAAGAGCGGATCAGCGCTCGTCGATCGGGACGTACACCTCACCCACCGGGCCCACGTACTTGCCGCGCGGGCGGTAGATGCGGTTGTTCTGGTACTGCTCGAGCACGTGCGCGCACCAGCCCGAGATACGGCTGGTCGCGAACACGGGCGTGAACAGGTCGATCGGGATGCCCATGCTGTAGTAGACCGACGCGGAGTAGAAGTCGACGTTGCAGATCAGGCCCTTCTTCTGCTGCATGAGCTCCTCGAGCCGGGCGCTCATCTCGTACAGCTCGGGGTGACCGTTCTCGCGCGTGATCTCCTGACTCATCTTCTTCAGGATCTTGGCGCGGGGGTCGCCTTCCTTGTACACGCGGTGGCCGAAGCCCATGATCTTCTCGCCCGAGCGCAGCGTGTTGTCGAGCCAGCCCTCGAGCCGGTCGGGTGACTTGATCTCGAGCAGCATGCGCGCGACCTGCTCGTTGGCGCCGCCGTGGAGCGGCCCCTTCAGCGTGCCGATCGCGGCCATGACGCTCGAGTACAGGCCCGAGAGCGTGCTCGAAGTGACTCGCGCCGAGAACGCGGACGCGTTCAGCTCGTGGTCGGCGTGCAGCACCAGACAGGTGTCGAAGCGCCGCACGGTGGCTTCGTCGGGCTCCTCGCCCTTCAGCATGTAGAGGAAGTTCCAGGCGATCGACTTCTCGGGCAGCGGCTGCAGCGGCCATTGACCCGAGCGCACGCGCTGGTAGGCCGCCACGATCGTGCCGACGCGCGCCGACAGCCGCGTCGACTTGCGCAGCGTGGCGGCGGCGTTCACCAGGTTGGCGTCGGGGTCGTGCAGAGTGAGTCCCGCGATCACCGCGTGCAGGAAGTCCATCGGGTGCACGCGCGTGGGCAGGCCGTGGAACCAGCCGAAGGCCTCGGGCGGCAGCGCCATGGAGTGGTGCAGGTCGGTGCAGAACTCGTCGAGCTCGCGGCGCGTCGGCAGCCAGCCGTACCACAAGAGATACACGACCTCCTCGAAGCTCGCGTTCTGCGCGAGGTCCTCGATCGTGTAGCCGCGGTAGAGCAACGTCGTGCCCTCGATCGTGGAGATCGAGGTCGTGCACGTGACCACGCCCTCGAGCCCGCGGTCCAGCGCGCCCTCGTATTCCTGCACCTGGTCGCTCACCGTCGTCTCCCTTGGCCCCTACGCCCTATGAGACCGCAAACCCCGGTTCCCCGCCAGCCGGGCGTCGATGCGCCGCTGCAGGTAGGGCGAGAAGTAGCCGCGGTAGCGGTCCCAGAGCTCGGGGCGGGTCCAGTCCTCGCCCGTCACCTTGCCGCGGCAAGTGTCGGCGCCGCAGCCGCAGGTGAACTCGTCGTAGGGGGTGCCGTCGCTCATGGCGTAGTCGAAGCAGATCTCCTCGCCCGGCTCGAGCGCGCGCATGGCGACCAGCACGATCTGCCCGCGCAGGCCGCTGTTGGGCGCGCAGGAGTGGTTCACCCAGTCGGCGGGTCCGTCGTGACCCGACACGAGATACAGGTCCTCTTCGACCTGCAGCGTGAGCAGGCGCTGGGCGGGCGAGAGCGCCTCGAGCCGGCCGGCCGGGACGACCTCGCCGCCGAACACGACCAGCACCTCGTCGGCCGCGATCGGCTCGCGGGCCACGAGGGTCCGGCCCCCCTTTCCTGCGATGCGGCGTCCTTCGAGCTTCGGTGAGTGGTAAGACGTCGGTGGCGCGGGCACGTCGTCATCCTAGGAGACGGGCGACCGCTCGCGCCAGTCGTGCGAGAATCCCGGCATGGGGCGCGAGGACGAAGAGCTGGCCGAGGTCTCGGGCTGGATCCGCGGCGCGCAGCGCGTGGTGGTGCTGACCGGCGCGGGTATCTCGACCGAGTCAGGCATTCCCGACTTCCGCGGGCCGAACGGTCTTTGGACCAAGAACCCCGGCGCCGAGAAGATGGCCACCCTGTCGCACTACGTGGCCGACAAGTCGGTGCGCGAGCGCGCCTGGCAGCACCGGCTGAGCTCCGAGATGTGGACCGCCAAGCCGAACGCCGGCCACCACGCGCTGGTGCGGCTGGAGCAGGCGGGGAACCTGCACCTCCTGGTCACGCAGAACGTCGACGGGTTGCACGTCGCGGCGGGCAGCTCGCTCGGCAAGCTGGTCGAGATCCACGGCAACGTGCGCGAGGTGGTGTGCCTGGACTGCGGCGAGCGCGCAGCCATGGAGCGCGCGCTGGCGCGCGTGCGCGGCGGCGAGTCCGACCCGCCCTGCCGGAGCTGCGGGGGCATCCTGAAGTCGGCCACGATCTCGTTCGGCCAGGGTCTGGTCGAGCACGACCTGCGCCGCGCCGAGCGCGCCGCGAACGAGTGCGACCTGATGTTCGCGGTCGGCACCACCTTGTCGGTCTACCCGATCGCGGCGATCGTGCCGATCGCCAAGCGCGGGGGCGCGCGCGTGGTGATCCTGAACGCCGAGCCGACGGAAATGGACGACCTGGCCGACGCGGTGGTGCGCGGACCGATCGGGGCGCTCCTGCCCCGGCTGATCGACGGCGAGTGAGCCACTGACCCGCTTCGCGCTGGAAGTGAGCTCCGCGGCGGGCCCCGGCCCGGCCGGCGGCGTGGGCGGCGCGATCCGCGGCACGGTGGGCGCGCTGCTCGCCGACGACCCGGGCACCGAGTATCTGCTGTGCACGCGGCTCTCGCGCTGGCGCAAGGGCGAGCCGTGGCGGCCGGACGCGCCCAACGCGCGCCTGCGCCTCGCCGCCGACCCGTTGAACGGCCTCTTGCTGCGGGGCGCGAGCCTCTTCCATGCGCACGGCGTGTTCGTGCCCAGCACGCCGCGCGTGCCGAAGCTCGTCACGATCCACGACCTGAACGCCGTGCGAAACACCGAGTGGGTGAGCGAGCGCTGGCACGAGCGGCGCGGCGGGAAGATCGCCGACGCGGTGGCGCGCGCCGACCACGTGGTCACCTACAGCGCGTTCACGGCGGGCGAGGTGTGCGAGGAGTACGGCCTGCCGCGCGAGCGCGTGCACCCGGTGCACCTCGGGGTGGACTGCGCGCGCTTCCGCCCGCCCACGCCGGAGACCGTGGCAAAGACGCGCGAGGCGCACGGCGAGTACGTGATCGCGATCGGGCTGGTGTCGCGGCGCAAGAACTTCCCCGCGCTGGTCGAGGCGCTCGCCCGCCTGCCCCAGCTGCGGCTGGTGCTGGTCGGGCGCGGCTCGGACGGCGAGTCCGAGCTCGAGGAGTCACTCGAGCGCCACGGCCTGCGCGCGCGCACGACGCGCCTCTCCGGGCTGCCCGAGCCCGAGCTGGTGGCGCTGATCGGCGCGGCGCGCGCCTGCGCGGTGCCGAGCCTCTACGAGGGCTTCGGGCTGACCGTGCTCGAGGCCATGGCCTGCGGCACGCCGGTGGTGTGCTCGAATGCCGCGTCGCTGCCCGAAGCCGCGGGCGACGCGGCGCTTCTGGTCGACGCGCGCTCGCCCGAGGCGCTGGCGGACGCGCTCGCGCGAGTCACCCACGACTCCGACCTGGCGG
Coding sequences within:
- a CDS encoding ABC transporter ATP-binding protein, which gives rise to MIDLVNVSRLYTRGADEIHALERVSLHVAKQRFVALMGPSGSGKSTLLNVLAGLDRPNSGEVTVAGKRLNEMSEDELAEFRAHTVGFVFQFFNLIPVLNAVENVELPLLLTHLSKAERRQRAETALRVVGLADRADHLPRQLSGGEQQRVAIARSIVTDAELIVADEPTGDLDAKNAEEILSLLQTLRRDFGKTVVIVTHDPRAEKWVDEVIHLDKGVLLEKRPGGAARGAAG
- a CDS encoding ABC transporter permease, which encodes MKYLPLVLRNLGRNKLRSILTGATIALAIALVCALRTMPAGLDGVVNSIAANTRISTHNQAGIVYSLPYAYLNKVRGIPGVVAALSWQWFGGAIDPTKGVSFPNFAVDPEAFGQVYADWKVDPKALDDFRKYRDSALVGRRVLNEQKWKVGDVVTLQSTVFPVNLSFRIVGEIPVDSSNSFYFQREYLVQALAAVGGNGDQTGMIWTRVDDPERVNGVMREIDEMFKNSDAETASETEKDFIRGFFGSLKQLIYVIEIVTGVVTLCIVFVAANTASMSVRERIGEIAVLKAIGFRKRTVFSTLLAEAVMLSTAAGAVGALSSLGLTLFLRKMTSTGGGTGPQLGPLTGFVITDAILIQSLFVAFFIGIISGWLPALGASRRSVAATLREVF
- a CDS encoding ABC transporter permease, which encodes MALPLSYSWRSMLARGTRTAFTVAVIALVVVAITLLWSLVGSLKRSMVASGSPDNLIVMRKGANNDGSSQLALEAVQAVRLFDGVAKDSEGNPLASPELVVQPFFKTLDGVRENVLVRGVEPVALQVHDEVHIKEGRMFHPSSSEAVVGRSVAGRYQGAQIGSDLHFGHGVWKVVGVLESGGSSFESEVWVDARELANDAKRTLPYSGLRVRVAPGADMDALARRIADDSRWALSASRETDYYQELASTGNTLLIVVVAVAVFAGIGAIFGAANTLYAAVQSRTSEIGTLRALGFSRGAILTAFLAESVMTAMAGFAIGGAVSAVGGYLISHALGGIGMNSKTFSTSVVELTVAPQDLVFPFVLSILIGLIGGFFPAWAAARLRPVEALRKA
- a CDS encoding efflux RND transporter periplasmic adaptor subunit is translated as MAAEAPRNLRDDLQALRIDRGSSTARKPPQRVPTRWIAIGAAVVAVLVGVVVWLSLGGPRIVQVAYASRIEPGGSAPSVAVLSGSGYVVTADKYISIGVRIPGRIEKFFVDESDHVKLGQPLVQLDDRDYRAALESQKARLAVTRANEDLHKIQAERQRKLRAQNYASQNELDTAETQLRVDRAQIAQLEAEIAQSEVNLDYTVLRAPADGVILAKLKEVGEMAVPGGFAGSGDLIRMANLSDLRAEVDVAEADLNRVHLGQKAFVTPDAYPDKRYEAKVVKMYPQVNRSKGTLKIEVGIQNPDDYLLPDMSVRLNFLAGEQPAAENGPPLVLVPKSAVRSDSNGSFAWVVTNGKLRRQALRAGAERGDQVAIESGLEGGEALVIGDAAGLSEGKSVKIGAN
- a CDS encoding secondary thiamine-phosphate synthase enzyme YjbQ encodes the protein MVRELSVSTKGPGLYEVTRELESLVRGAGVAEGLCTVFVRHTSASLLIQENADPDVRRDLEAFLARLVPEGDPLYRHVTEGPDDMPAHVRAALTATSLSIPILRSHLALGTWQGVYLWEHRRRGSERELVVHLGS
- a CDS encoding TerC/Alx family metal homeostasis membrane protein, whose protein sequence is MAVLIWAGFLALILVFLAMDLGVFNKTPRVISTREALVWTLFYVSLSMAFSGAVFALFEHDWAGIATNAPVHLDGKRAVIQYLTGYLVEYSLSLDNVVVIALIFSYFRVPLAYQHRVLYWGVLGALVFRGIMIGAGAALLARFAWISYVFGALLIVSAARMLSASGESIDPDQNKLYCALRRLYPIHDDFVEHKFFIRQSGKRLATRLFVVLMFVETSDVMFAIDSIPAIFAVTSHPFLVFSSNVFAVLGLRSLYFALAPMIEHFRYMKASLVLLLAFVGVKMILAHHVEIPTTASLGVIVGILGIGALASVVGARRESARLGSPVVPAELEQLARLTLRAARRMVVLVIGGTVLLIGVAMLVLPGPGLVVAPLGLAILATEFVWAKRLLSRVRDSATSAASTVSSALRRGSSGR